From one Enterococcus sp. DIV2402 genomic stretch:
- a CDS encoding formate/nitrite transporter family protein, whose translation MNPISPLFEKIDSSIGKKVDLIEKSYVRYAVRAMLACLFLTLGTAIAFSIAMKGEDIAHGLGKMLYAFMFSWSLVMILYMNAELGTSNMLYMTVGVYRKRLSVSLACKILFTCILFNLIGGILFGYLISLTGPFQNLPADNYMFESIAAKLNKSTIQILVEGVFANIVVNTAVLVSMRMKDDASKVLSIIFIIFIFAFLGYEHVIANFPAFSLAYFASHGTIEAMTFGNVIHNLTFALIGNYIGGGLVVGLVYAWLNNSKSNYVD comes from the coding sequence ATGAATCCAATCTCCCCCTTGTTTGAAAAAATTGATTCGTCCATCGGTAAAAAAGTGGATCTAATCGAAAAAAGTTATGTACGTTATGCTGTGCGTGCGATGTTGGCCTGTTTATTTTTAACGTTAGGAACGGCTATTGCTTTTTCGATTGCGATGAAAGGCGAAGATATTGCACATGGGTTAGGGAAAATGTTATATGCATTTATGTTTAGTTGGTCATTGGTAATGATTTTGTATATGAATGCGGAATTAGGAACGTCGAATATGTTATATATGACGGTTGGTGTTTATCGCAAACGTTTGTCAGTGAGTCTCGCTTGTAAGATATTATTCACATGTATTCTCTTTAATTTAATTGGTGGTATTTTGTTTGGTTATTTAATATCGCTAACCGGTCCATTCCAAAATTTACCAGCTGATAATTATATGTTTGAATCTATTGCGGCGAAACTAAATAAATCAACTATCCAAATTCTCGTTGAAGGTGTTTTTGCAAATATTGTCGTAAATACGGCTGTTTTAGTAAGTATGCGTATGAAAGATGATGCCAGTAAAGTATTGTCAATTATCTTTATCATTTTCATTTTCGCTTTCTTAGGATACGAGCACGTTATCGCGAATTTTCCAGCATTTTCACTTGCTTATTTTGCTTCTCATGGAACGATTGAAGCGATGACTTTTGGGAATGTTATTCATAATTTAACTTTTGCTTTAATTGGAAACTATATTGGTGGGGGACTAGTCGTAGGATTAGTATATGCATGGTTAAATAATTCAAAATCAAATTATGTTGATTAA